AGGCGGAAACGTATGGGTTTCACAGGGAGTTGGCCTGGGTCTGATAAAAGAATTCTAATCACAAAATAGTATACAAGAAATTGATTGCGAAGGTATCACAATGAAAGCTGCGGGATTAGTATTTCCCCTGATGTTAGTGTTGGTTCTTTCTCCATCTGTAAGCGGTTCAGCTACACAGACCGACTGGTCCGGTGGTGACGGTGTTTCAGGTCCGGTTACTGACTGGGGTGATACATTCGATTTTGAGATCGATATTTACTGGTCAGGGAGTTCGGACGATCTGTTTCTGGATATAGTTACACTCAACGAGCCATTCGAGCATACAGTCGACAGCGAATTCGAAAACGTCACTTCTGTATACGCGGAGGATATAGACGGTGATGGTGATATGGATGTACTCGGTGCAGCGGGCAGCTATGATGATGATATCAAATGGTGGGAGAACACCGATGGGTCCGGTATAAGCTGGACCGAGCATACCGTTGGCAGCGACCTGGATGGTCCCAATTCTGTCTATGCTGAGGATGTAGATGGTGACGGTGATATGGATGTGCTGGGCGCGATCAAATATGCAGATGATATAATCTGGTGGGAGAACGACAACGGCTCCGGAACCAGCTGGACCGAACATACCGTTGACGGCGATTTTGACGTTGCCATTTCGGTGTACGCCGAAGATATAGACGGTGATGGTGATATGGATGTACTGGGTGCGGCTGAAGAGGACTACGCTATCACCTGGTGGGAAAACAACAATAGCATCGGTACCAGCTGGATAGAACATACCATTGACGGCAATTTTATGGGTGCCAGGTCTGTTTATGCCGAGGATGTAAATGGTGACGGTGATATGGATGTGCTGGGCGCGGCCAGGTATGCAGACGATATCACCTGGTGGGAGAACGACAACGGCTCCGGTACCAGCTGGACCGAACATACAGTTGATGGCAGCTTTGATAGTGCCTATTCAGTTTATGCCGAGGATGTTGACGGAGATGGTGATATGGATGTTCTGGGTGCTGCTGCGCTCGCCGATGATATCACGTGGTGGGAGAACGACAACGGCTCCGGCACCAGCTGGACCGAGCATACCGTTGACGGTGATTTCAACTATGCCTGCTCAGTTTACGCAGAGGATGTAGACGGCGATGGTGATATGGATGTGCTGGGTGCAGCTAACGGTGCCTTTGATATCACATGGTGGGAAAACGATGATGGATCCGGTACCAGCTGGACCGAGCATACCGTTGAGAATGACTTCAGCTATGCTGTTTCGGTTTACGCTGAGGATATTAACGATGACGGCAATATGGACGTGCTGGGTGCAGCTTACAATGCCGATGATATCAGCTGGTGGGAACTGATCGGGTATCCTCCGGAAGGTTCGCTCCAGTCCAGCGTACTTGATATTCAGGAGAACCCCTATTGGCAGACGATCGATTGGACCTGCAGTGAACCCTCTGGAACCGGTGTAGCATTTCAGGTGAGAGCATCAGATAATTTCTCGAACATGGGACCATGGTCGGATACGCTAACAATGCCCTGCAGCCTGGATGGAATCCTGACAGAAGGAGACAGCCTATTTCAGTACAAAGCCATTTTCACAACTTCAGATCCTGGTTCAACACCTGTGCTTGGTGATGTAACGGTTACATGGAATTTGGAAGGCATAGAACATGAATCAGGCAATGAATCTTATGCAATGTCACTATACGGAGCTCGACCCAATCCAGCGCTTGGTCAAGCCTTTTTGATCTTTTCACTTTCCATGAACTCCAGAGTAGAGCTGACTGTATTCGACATGACCGGTCGCATAGTCCACTCAACCAGTGATGAGTACGAGTCTGGTGTTAATGAGGTACTGCTGGATGGTCTGGCCTCTGGAGTATACATGGTCAGGATGAGTTCGCGTGATTTTACGGATACGCATAGATTCGTCTTAATTGAGTAAAAATCGGGATGGAAAGGATTTCCCCGGAGCCTGTTGAGAAAGTGTAGAACCCGTATTTCCGCGGTTGAAACAGCACATTAATTCTTGCGATTTTCAGCACTATTGTATATTCACACTGAAATCATTGTTTTGCAGTTTTCGGTTATTCGGAAAGGTTATCCCATGTATTTATTCTTTGCAGCGCTTATTGCTCTGTCCGGTACAGACGGAATCGCATCATCCGGTTATATGGAACCTGATCAGGTACTCATTGACATAGTTGATGTTCAGTGGGCTCCGTGGACCAGTGTTTCTCCTGATTATCAGAACTGGCTTCTCAGGATTCGTCAGAAAAATCTGTCAATTGAGGAGCTTGCACAGGATGAGTTGAAACTTGCAGGCATGCGGTTCAGCCCTCAGACGTTTGCTCCAGGCAGGAGCAGACGGTTCGTTGCCATGTCACTTATGAGATATCCTGAGATTGAGACTGTTGAGATATCCGGTCTGCCTGAAAACCCGCGGATACTCAGCACAAGCTGGTCGCCTGACGGCTCAAGAATCGCTTTTACACATGAAACCCCGGAAGGGGTGGAACTGTGGATAATCGATGAAGGGTCAGCTGAAGCCCGCAGACTTACAGGACCCGTGCTAAGTCTTACCGCCAACGAATGGCCTGAATGGCTTTCAGACGGTTCCGGGATCATCTGCTGCATTATTCCCTTTGATAATGGAGAGCCCCCAGTTGAGAATTCTGTTCCTTCTGGTCCCGTTATCCAGGAAACAACCGGGGTGGAAGCACCGGTGAGAACCTATCAGGATCTTCTTGAAAATCCTTACGACGAGGACCTCTTTGAATACTACCTTACCTCGCAGTTGTCAGTTGTCCGAATGGACGGAAGTATCGATGAAGTAGGAGACCCCGGCATCATCTGGTACTACTCCCCGTCACCTGATGCCGAGTATATCCTGGTATCACAGCTAATGAGACCTTTCTCCTACATGGTTACAGCCGGGAGATTCGCTGAGCTTATTGAAGTCTGGGATCTTGAGGGAAACACTGTTTACGAAGTGGCTGATTTCCCGGTAAGGGATGCTATTCCAATTGCAAGAGGAAGCACTTTCGAAGGACCCAGAAGCATGAACTGGAGGAGTGACGCGGATGCCACTCTTTGCTGGGTAGAAGCGCTTGACGGAGGAGATGCAGGAGCCGAAGCTGAACTCCGGGACAGAATTTTTGTACTCGAAGCACCTTTCGATTCTGAACCGGCAGAGCTTTTCGAACTCCGGAGCAGGTTCGGCGGTATTGAGTGGGGGAATGATTCGCTTGCAATAGTTTACGAATGGTGGTGGCCCACAAGGAACCTGAAGGCCTGGAGAATAAGACCGGGGCAGCCGGATTCTGAAGCCCTGCTGCTTGTTGATCGTTCAATGGAGGACAGGTACAGTGATCCTGGAATCCCGAGAACCCGCTTTAACAGCAGGGGCAAAAGCGTACTTGTTACATCCACTGACGGAATTTCCATTTATCTTGCAGGTGAAGGAGCTTCACCCGAGGGAGACAGGCCGTTTCTTGACAGACTGGATCTTTCCACTCTGGAGACCGAAAGGCTTTTTCATTCACAGCCTCCATACTACGAACAACCTCTAAGGTTCATAAACGATGAATGCACAAAATTCATGTTTGTCCGGGAATCGGTTGATGAATACCCCAACTATTTTATCAGGGATCTTGCGAATAATACCGATGTGCAGGTAACCTTCTACTCAAATCCTGTTACAGTCCTCGACGGTATGTACAAAGAACTCATTACCTACAAACGCGAAGATGGTCTTGATCTTTCAGCGACACTCTATCTGCCTCCAGATTACGACGCGGAAGAAGGTCCTCTTCCTATGGTGATGTGGGCTTATCCTCAGAATTACCGCTCAGCATCGGCTGCAGGCCAGATTTCTGGCTCACCTTATGAGTATGACTATATCGGCTGGTGGTCGCCTTTAGTATGGCTTACACAGGGCTACGCTGTACTCGACGATCCGGCTATGCCCATCGTCGGCGAGGGTGAAGAGCAGCCTAACGATACTTTTGTGGAGCAACTTGTCATGAGCGCTCAGGCAGCTGTTGACGAAGTCGTGGACAGGGGAGTGGCGGATCCTGACAGGATAGCCATAGGCGGGCATTCGTATGGAGCTTTCATGACGGCGAATCTCCTTGCCCATTCGGATATCTTCGCGGCTGGGCTGGCGAGGACAGGGGCGTACAACAGAACCCTGACACCTTTCGGCTTCCAGTCGGAGGACAGGTCGCTGTGGGAAGCCAAGGATGTATACATTGAAATGTCACCCTTTATGAACGCGGACCTTATCGACGAACCGATACTGCTGATTCACGGAGACGCGGACAGCAATCCCGGAACATTTCCTATGCAGAGCGAGCGGTTCTTCGCTGCCCTTAAAGGGCTGGGAGGAACTTCAAGGCTTGTAATGCTGCCCCTTGAAAGCCACATCTATAAGGCGCGAGAGTCAATCCTTCACGTACTCTGGGAGACCCAGGAATGGCTTAACCAATATGTGGGAGGACAGCAGTAGCAACTGTTCTGTCTTCCATTCAAGTGCTTTACTTGTTAAGGTCTTACTAAAAGGGAGACATGCTCATATATTCAAGAATATGGGGAACTGCGAATTCCTGGCGCACTTTCCTGTAATGGTTCTTAAGGATGCGGTATCTTTTGCATGTACGAACGTCTGGAAGAGGTTGGTTTGACGAAAAACAGAAGAAGAAGACGTGTTGTAATATCCGCTTCTGAACGTGTTACCATGCTGCCTCCTTACCTTTTTGCTCAGATAGACAGGCAGAAGGAAGCAGCACTGAAAAAGGGTATGGAGCTGATTGATTTCGGAATTGGTGATCCGGACATGCCCACACCATCGCATATAGTTGCTGCCGGGAAAGAAGCTGTCACAGAGCCTTCCTTTCACAGGTACCCAAATGGTTCGGGAAGCGAATTTTTCCTGTGTGCAGTAAAAAAGTGGATGAGAACACAGTTCGGTGTCGAGATAGGTGACGACCTTGATGTCAGCTCAGTGATAGGTACAAAAGAAGGTATCGCTCATGTTCCTCTTTTCTTCTGTAATCCCGGAGATGTTGTTCTTGTACCAAATCCCGGATATCCTGTATACAGAGCATCAGCGATTCTCGCCGATGCTGTGCCTGTTGATCTTCCTCTTTTGAGAGAGAATGCATTTCTGCCGGATATCAGTTCCATCAGTTCTGAGATTATTGCAAGCACCAGAATGATATTTCTTAATTATCCGAATAATCCAACTGGAGCTGTTCTTACACTTGACCAGATGAGTGAAATTGTAGACTGGGCAAGGCGAGAGGATATCCTGATTGTCAGTGACAACTCATACAGTCATATCCGGTTCGACGGGAATCCCCCATGTTCCTTTCTGCAGATTCCAGGATCAGAAGATGTATGTCTTGAATTTCACAGCCTGTCCAAAACCTTCAACATGACAGGATGGAGAGTCGGCTTTGTAGCGGGAGGCTCACAACTCGTTAAAACTTTCCTGAGCGCAAAGGAGAATATCGATTCAGGTGTTTTTACCGCTGTTCAGAAGGCAGCAGAAGCAGCACTGTCTTCTTACACCTCCGGTTATTTCAATATTTACAGCAAGCGAAGGGAAACACTGGTGAACGGTCTCGAAAAACTTAACTGGGATGTTTGTGATTCGCCCGGAACGTTTTACGTCTGGGTAAAACTCCCCAAAGAGACCCAATCGATGAGATTTGCACGCAAACTCATCGCGCATACCGGTATTGTAGTAACTCCTGGAAGCGGATTCGGTACTTACGGCGAAGGTTATATACGATTCGCCCTTACTGTACCTGAAGAATCTATTCACAAAGCCATTGGAAGACTTGAGCAGAAGGAGCTTTTCAGTCACAGAATAAGAGCCTGGTTGAAAAAAGGTATTGAATGAGAGGACAGCTTGTCCTTAAGAACGTGATTATCAGGCTGAAGCTTGGAAGCAAGCCTTTCGAGAAGATTTCAAGCAGTGACATTCCCGTTGATATTGTCTGGTCAGGAGAGACAGCAGGTGGTATGTCGATTGATTACACTCATATATGCGAAATCTTAGCCAGATTTGCGGAAAAGGAATACGATTATATTGAGGAATTGACTTCTGATATTCTCAAAACTCTTGTGGAAGAATATCCAGCCGGCAACTGGAAAGTAACCGTGACCAAGCCTTTCCCTCCGGTTTCGTTGAAAATTAAATCAGTCCTATTCACTATGGAGAGTGGTAAAAATGCCTGAATTTGCGATTGGAATGGGCTGTAATCTGGGAGACAGGATTCACAATATTCTGGAGGGTGTTAGATTTCTTCTATCGCGATCCAGAATGGGAACATTCAGACTTTCCGGAGTGTATGAGACTCAGCCTTTAGAAAACGTTGGTGGCGGTGATTTTTATAATTGTGTTCTTGCCGGAACTTACTTTGGAGCAGTAGAAGAACTTCACCAGGATTGCAGAGAGGCGGAGATTTTTCTGGGTTCGACTGCACGTAAGAACGGTGCAGCCAGGGCACTTGATATGGATCTGCTTCTTTATAAGAACACTGTTATGGAAGTGGAAAACCTGATACTGCCTCATCCGAGTCTTCACCTTAGGAAATTCGTTCTTGTACCCCTGACGGAAGTCTGGGACGAAATCCTGCCCGGTCTGAACTCTACACCGGCACAACTCCTTGACGTATGTCCTGACGACAGCAGAATAAAAAAAGTATTCGAGATGCCTGAAAGAGGTTGTTTCTGGGAAATCTCCAGCTGACGCCCGAATTCAGATATGTTGTTGTTGAGGGACCGATCGGTGTAGGCAAAACAACACTGTGTACTCTTCTTGCTTCCAAATGGGGTGCTGCTACAGTGCTGGAGGAAGTTGAGGAGAATCCCTTCCTGCCACGTTTCTATAAAAAAAGAAAAGCGTGGGCATTTCAGACGCAGATATTCTTTATGCTGAGCAGGTATAAACAGCAGAAAAAACTGGCTCAGCTTGACCTGTTTCAGAAGATGATTGTTGCAGATTACATGTTCGCAAAAGACAGGATATTCGCTTCAATCAATCTGAGTGATGACGAATTCACGCTCTACGAGAAACTATCCCTCATTCTCGCTGAAGAAATTCCGCAGCCGGATCTGGTTATTTATCTACAGGGATCCTGCGATTCACTTCTTCGAAGAATTTCTGGAAGAGGCAGACTATTTGAAACGGATATCAGTCAATCATACCTTGAGAAACTCACAGATGCTTACAATGATTACTTCTTCAGGGCACGAATCCACCCGACACTCGTTGTAAATACAGATCATGCGGATTTCAAGCAGAGCAGTGAAGATTTCCATGGTCTTCTTGAAGCCATACGGAATTTTCCTGGAGGAATTCAGAGTTATGTTCCAAG
This region of Candidatus Aegiribacteria sp. genomic DNA includes:
- a CDS encoding T9SS type A sorting domain-containing protein, translating into MKAAGLVFPLMLVLVLSPSVSGSATQTDWSGGDGVSGPVTDWGDTFDFEIDIYWSGSSDDLFLDIVTLNEPFEHTVDSEFENVTSVYAEDIDGDGDMDVLGAAGSYDDDIKWWENTDGSGISWTEHTVGSDLDGPNSVYAEDVDGDGDMDVLGAIKYADDIIWWENDNGSGTSWTEHTVDGDFDVAISVYAEDIDGDGDMDVLGAAEEDYAITWWENNNSIGTSWIEHTIDGNFMGARSVYAEDVNGDGDMDVLGAARYADDITWWENDNGSGTSWTEHTVDGSFDSAYSVYAEDVDGDGDMDVLGAAALADDITWWENDNGSGTSWTEHTVDGDFNYACSVYAEDVDGDGDMDVLGAANGAFDITWWENDDGSGTSWTEHTVENDFSYAVSVYAEDINDDGNMDVLGAAYNADDISWWELIGYPPEGSLQSSVLDIQENPYWQTIDWTCSEPSGTGVAFQVRASDNFSNMGPWSDTLTMPCSLDGILTEGDSLFQYKAIFTTSDPGSTPVLGDVTVTWNLEGIEHESGNESYAMSLYGARPNPALGQAFLIFSLSMNSRVELTVFDMTGRIVHSTSDEYESGVNEVLLDGLASGVYMVRMSSRDFTDTHRFVLIE
- the folK gene encoding 2-amino-4-hydroxy-6-hydroxymethyldihydropteridine diphosphokinase, whose translation is MPEFAIGMGCNLGDRIHNILEGVRFLLSRSRMGTFRLSGVYETQPLENVGGGDFYNCVLAGTYFGAVEELHQDCREAEIFLGSTARKNGAARALDMDLLLYKNTVMEVENLILPHPSLHLRKFVLVPLTEVWDEILPGLNSTPAQLLDVCPDDSRIKKVFEMPERGCFWEISS
- a CDS encoding aminotransferase class I/II-fold pyridoxal phosphate-dependent enzyme codes for the protein MTKNRRRRRVVISASERVTMLPPYLFAQIDRQKEAALKKGMELIDFGIGDPDMPTPSHIVAAGKEAVTEPSFHRYPNGSGSEFFLCAVKKWMRTQFGVEIGDDLDVSSVIGTKEGIAHVPLFFCNPGDVVLVPNPGYPVYRASAILADAVPVDLPLLRENAFLPDISSISSEIIASTRMIFLNYPNNPTGAVLTLDQMSEIVDWARREDILIVSDNSYSHIRFDGNPPCSFLQIPGSEDVCLEFHSLSKTFNMTGWRVGFVAGGSQLVKTFLSAKENIDSGVFTAVQKAAEAALSSYTSGYFNIYSKRRETLVNGLEKLNWDVCDSPGTFYVWVKLPKETQSMRFARKLIAHTGIVVTPGSGFGTYGEGYIRFALTVPEESIHKAIGRLEQKELFSHRIRAWLKKGIE
- a CDS encoding prolyl oligopeptidase family serine peptidase — encoded protein: MYLFFAALIALSGTDGIASSGYMEPDQVLIDIVDVQWAPWTSVSPDYQNWLLRIRQKNLSIEELAQDELKLAGMRFSPQTFAPGRSRRFVAMSLMRYPEIETVEISGLPENPRILSTSWSPDGSRIAFTHETPEGVELWIIDEGSAEARRLTGPVLSLTANEWPEWLSDGSGIICCIIPFDNGEPPVENSVPSGPVIQETTGVEAPVRTYQDLLENPYDEDLFEYYLTSQLSVVRMDGSIDEVGDPGIIWYYSPSPDAEYILVSQLMRPFSYMVTAGRFAELIEVWDLEGNTVYEVADFPVRDAIPIARGSTFEGPRSMNWRSDADATLCWVEALDGGDAGAEAELRDRIFVLEAPFDSEPAELFELRSRFGGIEWGNDSLAIVYEWWWPTRNLKAWRIRPGQPDSEALLLVDRSMEDRYSDPGIPRTRFNSRGKSVLVTSTDGISIYLAGEGASPEGDRPFLDRLDLSTLETERLFHSQPPYYEQPLRFINDECTKFMFVRESVDEYPNYFIRDLANNTDVQVTFYSNPVTVLDGMYKELITYKREDGLDLSATLYLPPDYDAEEGPLPMVMWAYPQNYRSASAAGQISGSPYEYDYIGWWSPLVWLTQGYAVLDDPAMPIVGEGEEQPNDTFVEQLVMSAQAAVDEVVDRGVADPDRIAIGGHSYGAFMTANLLAHSDIFAAGLARTGAYNRTLTPFGFQSEDRSLWEAKDVYIEMSPFMNADLIDEPILLIHGDADSNPGTFPMQSERFFAALKGLGGTSRLVMLPLESHIYKARESILHVLWETQEWLNQYVGGQQ
- a CDS encoding deoxynucleoside kinase — translated: MTPEFRYVVVEGPIGVGKTTLCTLLASKWGAATVLEEVEENPFLPRFYKKRKAWAFQTQIFFMLSRYKQQKKLAQLDLFQKMIVADYMFAKDRIFASINLSDDEFTLYEKLSLILAEEIPQPDLVIYLQGSCDSLLRRISGRGRLFETDISQSYLEKLTDAYNDYFFRARIHPTLVVNTDHADFKQSSEDFHGLLEAIRNFPGGIQSYVPRLGGRK
- a CDS encoding dihydroneopterin aldolase → MRGQLVLKNVIIRLKLGSKPFEKISSSDIPVDIVWSGETAGGMSIDYTHICEILARFAEKEYDYIEELTSDILKTLVEEYPAGNWKVTVTKPFPPVSLKIKSVLFTMESGKNA